One Cryptomeria japonica chromosome 9, Sugi_1.0, whole genome shotgun sequence genomic window carries:
- the LOC131057586 gene encoding protein DMP3-like: protein MGQSDSKVKSIEEGKRESATSSSTETTTTKVVNTTLSSASNITKILPTGILFVFQALSNLLSDNGDCKTSNKVLVSIAVGILGIACFILSLVDTFTDSSTGKVHYGIATLNGLATGSKVKPSNESNYKITLKDLFHATLAVVVFAVMALTDQNIVQCLYPSAESNIRKMYKAIPIVVSAVSSAILVLFPCKRQGISSPVSTATTTTT from the coding sequence ATGGGGCAATCTGATAGCAAGGTGAAGTCTATCGAGGAAGGAAAGAGAGAATCTGCTACATCTTCTTCAACCGAGACAACAACTACCAAGGTCGTTAATACCACATTATCTTCTGCATCAAACATTACAAAGATATTGCCCACTGGAATATTGTTTGTATTTCAGGCTCTCTCAAACCTTCTTTCCGACAATGGAGACTGCAAAACATCCAACAAGGTTCTTGTTTCAATAGCTGTGGGTATTCTTGGGATTGCGTGTTTTATTTTGTCATTGGTAGACACCTTCACTGATTCTTCCACTGGCAAGGTTCACTATGGGATTGCTACTTTAAATGGTTTAGCCACTGGTAGTAAAGTGAAGCCTTCTAATGAATCAAATTATAAGATCACGCTCAAGGATTTGTTCCATGCAACTTTGGCTGTTGTGGTGTTTGCTGTGATGGCCCTCACAGACCAAAACATTGTGCAGTGTTTGTATCCCTCTGCTGAAAGCAATATAAGGAAGATGTATAAGGCTATCCCTATTGTTGTGAGTGCAGTGAGTAGTGCTATATTAGTTTTGTTTCCTTGCAAACGCCAAGGAATTAGCAGTCCCGTTAGCACTGCAACTACTACAACAACATGA